In Bradyrhizobium manausense, the sequence TCACGTCATCATCGGTGACCGTGAGCACGCCCACCCGGCGCATCGTCGTCGGCTGCTGTGCCAGAGCGGAGGGCGCAAACGCCGTGATCGTCCCAAGAAGCGCCAAACATTCCCGGCGGTTCATGGAGCGCTCCTCAGACCCAACCCTGCAACTCGCGCAGCACCAGCGTGCGGATCACGTCCATCCCGGGATCGCTGTCATTGAGGCAGGGGATCGCAGAAAACTGCTCGCCGCCATTGTGCCTGAAGATCTCGGCGTTCTCCTGCGCGATCTCCTCCAGCGTCTCCAGGCAGTCGGCGGAAAAGCCCGGCGTCACCACCGCGATACGGCGCACGCCTTCCTTCGCGAGACGCTCCATCGTCTTGTCGGTGTAGGGCTGCAGCCATTCATCGTTGCCGAAGCGCGACTGGAAGGTCAGCAGCAATTTCGTCTCGTCCATCCCGAGCCGGCGGCGCAGCGCTTCTGTCGTGGCGACGCAGTGGCTCTGATAGGGATCGCCCTTGTCGACATAGGATTTCGGCATGCCGTGGAACGAGGCGACGATCAGCTCCGGCTTGAACGGCAGCGTCGCCAGATGCGCCTCGATCGAGACGGCCAGCGCCTCGATATAGGCCGCGTCCTCATAGTAGGGCGGCGTCACCCGCAATGTCGGTTGATTGCGCAGGCGGGCGAGCACGCGGAACACCTCGTCGCAGACGGTCGCCGACGTCGGGGCAGAATATTGCGGATAAAGGGGAACGGCGAGGATGCGGTCGCATCCCTTGGCGATCAGCGCATCGATGCCCGCCTTGATCGAGGGGTTGCCGTAGCGCATCGCCCAATCCACCAC encodes:
- the hemH gene encoding ferrochelatase, which codes for MTTIAPIEVTKSAAPSAQPRVGVLLVNLGTPDTADAPGVRVYLKEFLSDARVIEDQGLIWQLVLNGIILRSRPRTKALDYRKIWNNVRNESPLKTITRSQSDKLAAALSDSAHVVVDWAMRYGNPSIKAGIDALIAKGCDRILAVPLYPQYSAPTSATVCDEVFRVLARLRNQPTLRVTPPYYEDAAYIEALAVSIEAHLATLPFKPELIVASFHGMPKSYVDKGDPYQSHCVATTEALRRRLGMDETKLLLTFQSRFGNDEWLQPYTDKTMERLAKEGVRRIAVVTPGFSADCLETLEEIAQENAEIFRHNGGEQFSAIPCLNDSDPGMDVIRTLVLRELQGWV